The segment AATCTCTCTCAATTCTTCAGGATAATAACAATGAGTCCTGCATCTGTCAGGAAACGAATGTAGGGAATATTATTCCGGTCAAATTTCCGGTTTAATCTCCAGTTTTACGGAAAAATTTTGGACCGTATGAGTAAGTGCACCCATGCTGATGACATCAACATTCAATGCTGCAAAATCACGGAGCGAAGTTCGATCGATGCCCCCGGACAGTTCGATAGTCACGCGATCCCGTAATCCTTTGTCCATGAGTGCATCGAGCGTGGTTTTAACCTGCCCGGGATTCATGTTATCGAGCAGGATAATATCGGCACCTGCGGCAGCAGCCAGCATGGCATCCGCCGGTGTCTCGACTTCCACTTCGATCTTTTTATAGAGTGTGGCCTTTTTAGCAGCAGCAATGGCATTGGTCAGCGGGACCAGTGCCAGATGATTGTCCTTGATGAGGATACCATCGCTCAGAGTTTCACGGTGGGGATCCCCTCCCCCGATCTGCACTGCCTTTTTGTCAAGTGCCCTGAACCCGGGACAGGTCTTCCGCGTGGCGGCGATCCGGCATTGTCCGTTTACTGCCGATACGATATCGACCATCTCCCGCGTCTGGGTTGCAATACCGCTCATTCTTCCGATAATGTTGAGTGCAGTCCGTTCGACCAGCAGGATCTTTTTTGCATCTCCTTGGATTACAAGGAGAGTATCCCCCGATTTTACCCTTTGGCCATCCTGCGCGACCTGCTTTACCGTCGCACCATAATGAGAAAAGAGCATGTCTGCTTCGCAGAGTCCAGCAATGATGCCCGTCCGCTCTGAAGAAATTTCTGCATGACAACGTATATCGGAAATGATGGTTTCTGATGTCACATCCCCAAATGGCGCATCCTCATCGATAAAGCGTAGCAGGTAATCGAGTGATACCATAGATGTTTTCACCAAGAGGTCTGGATCATGTTCCTACCACAATCGGGCTGTTGAGGTCTTCCAGAAGTGAGAGGATTGAAAGGGCTGCAAGGTAGCTTGTTGCCGGGTTGTCCGGGCTCGGGAAATTGGTCACTTTGACATAGGTTTCGCCAAAATCACCTTCAACAAATAACTCGTGCACGTTCCGGTCAACTGCAGGATCTATCCAGAGTTCCACATCCGTATCCTGTCCTGCGGCAAGGCTCATGGCAACCGAGACATTGACATTTTTTGGAAAAGCCTTAATGCATTCGTTAGCTTTTCCAGAGAATATCATCCTGCGTGAATCAGCAGCAATTCCCAGAGATTTCGGACTTTTCGTTGTCCTGAGCAGGAGTTTTTTGAACTTTGAGATCCTGCCGATCTTCAGGTTATCGAGCCCGAATATCGCCCCGCTGGGGATGTAGACTTTTTGTCCTGACTCAAGCGCGATTCTCCGGATCTCTTCGTAGAACGCTGGATCCGCAAGTGCGCCGACACTCATGATCACCATATCTTTGTTCTGGGACAGGACTTTGCCTGCATAGAATTTTACAGCGTTTACCGATGCGGCTTCGACAACAATATCTATGTC is part of the Methanoregula sp. genome and harbors:
- the nadC gene encoding carboxylating nicotinate-nucleotide diphosphorylase produces the protein MVSLDYLLRFIDEDAPFGDVTSETIISDIRCHAEISSERTGIIAGLCEADMLFSHYGATVKQVAQDGQRVKSGDTLLVIQGDAKKILLVERTALNIIGRMSGIATQTREMVDIVSAVNGQCRIAATRKTCPGFRALDKKAVQIGGGDPHRETLSDGILIKDNHLALVPLTNAIAAAKKATLYKKIEVEVETPADAMLAAAAGADIILLDNMNPGQVKTTLDALMDKGLRDRVTIELSGGIDRTSLRDFAALNVDVISMGALTHTVQNFSVKLEIKPEI
- the nadX gene encoding aspartate dehydrogenase is translated as MIRIGLLGCGNIGHIIAQHAGSFEITAVFDQVLERAEEIAALSGSRAYENFEAFVSADIDIVVEAASVNAVKFYAGKVLSQNKDMVIMSVGALADPAFYEEIRRIALESGQKVYIPSGAIFGLDNLKIGRISKFKKLLLRTTKSPKSLGIAADSRRMIFSGKANECIKAFPKNVNVSVAMSLAAGQDTDVELWIDPAVDRNVHELFVEGDFGETYVKVTNFPSPDNPATSYLAALSILSLLEDLNSPIVVGT